Genomic segment of Ewingella sp. CoE-038-23:
TCAAAATGGAAGAGTATGACATTCTGATCCTCGGCATTCCGACGTGGGATTTCGGCGAAATACAGGAAGATTGGGAAGCCATTTGGGACAAACTTCCGACGCTGGATCTCAACGGAAAAATTATCGCCATGTACGGCATGGGAGACCAGCTGGGCTACGGGGAATGGTTCCTCGACGCACTCGGCATGCTTTATGATCGCTTACTGCCACTAGGCGTGCAGTTTATTGGCTTCTGGCCGATTGACGGTTTTGAATTCACCAGTCCAAAACCGCTGAGTGCCGACGGCAAGCACTTCGTCGGCCTGGCGCTTGATGAAGTCAACCAGTACGACCTGAGCGAAGAACGCCTGCAAGACTGGTGCGACCAAATCTTGATAGAGATGGAC
This window contains:
- the fldB gene encoding flavodoxin FldB, with amino-acid sequence MKIGLFYGSSTCYTEMAAEKIREILGEELVDLHNLKDVDPVKMEEYDILILGIPTWDFGEIQEDWEAIWDKLPTLDLNGKIIAMYGMGDQLGYGEWFLDALGMLYDRLLPLGVQFIGFWPIDGFEFTSPKPLSADGKHFVGLALDEVNQYDLSEERLQDWCDQILIEMDALLG